Proteins co-encoded in one Nothobranchius furzeri strain GRZ-AD chromosome 4, NfurGRZ-RIMD1, whole genome shotgun sequence genomic window:
- the LOC129153547 gene encoding neuroplastin: MYCDVVGNPTPEIQWWYSEINRADSFRQLWDGARKRRVSISTAYGVNSVSMLGVTRLTLDDAGTYECRASNDPRRNNLHQNPAISWIRAQATVMVLQSEWSV, from the coding sequence atgtactgtgatgtagtaGGTAACCCCACCCCAGAAATCCAGTGGTGGTACTCTGAGATCAACCGAGCCGACTCTTTCAGGCAGCTATGGGACGGCGCCCGTAAGCGGCGGGTGTCCATCAGCACAGCGTACGGCGTCAACTCGGTGAGCATGTTGGGGGTGACGCGTCTCACCCTGGATGACGCGGGGACATATGAGTGCAGAGCCAGCAATGACCCGAGACGGAACAACCTCCATCAGAATCCAGCCATCTCCTGGATCCGAGCTCAGGCTACTGTTATGGTGCTTCAGAGTGAGTGGTCGGTGTAA